DNA from Sorex araneus isolate mSorAra2 chromosome 6, mSorAra2.pri, whole genome shotgun sequence:
agcctagcaagctaccgagagtatctcacccaccaggcagagtctggcaagctacctgtggcgtatttgatatgccaaaaacagtaacaacaattctcacaatgaaaatgttattggtgtctgcttgtgcaaatcaatgagcaatgggatgacagtgatacagtgacacatatAAGGGAGAGCTATTGATATTCTGAGAgcttaaaaatagtttcttttaagTTGAGATAATATGTTGGAAGTAGGAAATGAGAAGGGAGCAAGGCAAAATTTTAAAGGGAATGTCAATAAAAGAGGGAAATGGAATATGATGAAAGATCACCAAAGAGGGGTGGGGAAAACATGAAGTTCAGAAATCAGCACTTCTAAAAAGGGTATAAAAGGCTATGGGATGTAGCTCCATGCTAAGAGTCTGTgactcacacatgtgaggcctgcgttgcatttctttttttttttttttaaatttttatttatttatttatttatttattttttgctttttgggtcacacccagcaatgcacaggaatcacccctggtagtgcttgggggaccatatgggatgccggggatcgaacctgggtcggccgcgtgcaaggcaaacgccctacccgctgtgctatcgctccggccccactgcgttgcatttctggcaccacaaaatgAAGAGTAACATATTAATTTCCACACCACCATTCTCTAAATAACAATATTTGTGTTCAATaacaagaggagagaggagaaagcatGGAGAAAGAGAGGATATTTCTTTTGAATCTCATGTATTTTAGAAAGAAGAGTGGTTAAAGGAAGAAGCATGTAGAGATGGAAGCTAGAATTAGgttaaaaagaatatttgggattttcacattttcaaattaGCTGGAAGTAAGACTTGCCAAGATTTATGAATGTCAAATAAAAACCAATGGAACAATAGTTAAAAAAGTCTACAGAGCTTGATATAACCAGAGGTTCATCTTTCATAATTTGATCACAACTTGAATATGGATAATAGAAAGACTGATTATTTTGGgcaagattttaatttattttaattaatttaattatgcaCATATCTACAGAATTATAAATATGTCCTTATCCAAAGACTGTAGAATGCTCTTTCTCCAGTTAATTCCTTCTGAAGGTTTCCTGAAATATTGCTTTATTAGTATTTAATGACTAGATACCTCAATGCTATTTTAAGTTCCTTGGGGATAGAGATCACGTTTAATCTTTCACAGTGTATATTAAGATTGTCTTCAAATTTTTCTTAAGGTCTGAAAATAGATACAAGAGCTATTGCTCCCTCATGAATGCTTAGAGTCTGAACTTGAGCACTGCGATTTTTCTCTGGAAGGGTCCTGTGAAAATAGACAAAAGTGAGCAAATATTTAGTAGCAATGTCCTCCTTCAATACCACCTTCATGCATCCTGcagtcttcctgttgatggggatCCCAGGCCTGGAACACCTACACATCTGGATAtccattcctttctgttttgccTATACTCTGGCCCTCCTGGGAAACTGTACCCTTCTTTTTATCATCGTGGTGGATGCAGCCCTTCACGAGCCCATGTACCTCTTCTTAGCTATGTTGTCAATGATTGATCTGGTTCTGTCATCTTCAACCCTACCCAAAATGCTCGCCATTTTCTGGTTCAGATATCGGGAGATCAACTTCTATGCTTGCCTGGTCCAGATGTTCTTTCTCCACTCTTTCTCTATCATGGAGTCAGCAGTGCTGCTGGCCATGGCCtttgaccgctatgtggccatctgtaaGCCGCTACATTATACCACGATCCTGACCGGGTCCCTCATCGCCAAGATTGGGATGGCTGCTGTGACTCGGGCTGTCGCACTGATGACTCCACTCCCCTTTTTGCTTAGACGTTTCTACTACTGCAAAGGTCCAGTGATCGCCCACTGCTACTGTGAGCATATGGCAGTGGTGAGGTTGGCTTGTGGAAACACTCGCTTCAACTTTATCTATGGCATTGTTGTAGCTATGTTTATAGTGGTGTTAGATCTGTTCTTTGTCATTCTATCG
Protein-coding regions in this window:
- the LOC101550270 gene encoding olfactory receptor 52K1, with product MSSFNTTFMHPAVFLLMGIPGLEHLHIWISIPFCFAYTLALLGNCTLLFIIVVDAALHEPMYLFLAMLSMIDLVLSSSTLPKMLAIFWFRYREINFYACLVQMFFLHSFSIMESAVLLAMAFDRYVAICKPLHYTTILTGSLIAKIGMAAVTRAVALMTPLPFLLRRFYYCKGPVIAHCYCEHMAVVRLACGNTRFNFIYGIVVAMFIVVLDLFFVILSYFFILRAVLQLASQEARYKAFGTCVSHIGAILAFYTPVVISSVLHRVARGAAPHVHILFANFYLLFPPMVNPIIYGVKTKQIRDRVLGLFLRKSV